Below is a window of Mobula hypostoma chromosome X2, sMobHyp1.1, whole genome shotgun sequence DNA.
catactgagaacatgagttgagtccttgaaagtgggtctgaTAGGTTATGTTCGGCGATtatttcagtgttgaggtgaatgaagttatcaatgctggttcaggagcctgaagattgaagggtaataactgttcctgaacctggtggtatggaacctaaagctcctgtacttccttccgaAGCTTTGATAATGATCTAAATATACTCCATTGAACTGTTTGAGGAACTGCAAGCTATAATAATTAACACTTAATCTTCAATCAATATTGAAATCCTTTTACGTTGGTCTTTGTCACAGTGCCAGATTTGCCAGTACAGTTCAATTGGTATCCCAGCTCAGTAGGAATCAGATGGAAAAGCAGTCTGGCATGAAAGGCACCAGATAATATCTAACTCTGAGACTGATAGATTTTTAATCCAGGGAGGACACAGGCCACCCAGGCAGATAGTTATTGATCTCATTGAATTGCAGATGAATTTCACGTCATCTCTGCTGTCATCGGTGCTGTTGCCACTCTGATGATCGTCTGCTTCTGCCTGCGATTGGTCTGCCATTATTACCTGAAGAAACAAAGAACAACACCAGCTGTTCTGGTAAGTTCTGCCCTCACTCGCTGACAGTATGTGTGGTAGTTACATCTGAAATCATTACAGACAAGGAATCTGATCTAATCTCTTCTTTCAAGTCAGATCATGTCAGGCCCTTAAGTGAGCCCAATAATCCAACTCTCGCCAGACTTCTTACTAACTCACTGTTGCTGCTAGCCATCTTCCAAAACCTAGCCTTGTATGATGTCATGTCTGTCAGACCATCGGTcaactggcatatgttgtgacatttttgttgttttgtggcagcagtacaatgcaatacataattaaaaatactatatattacaataagaaatatatataatttcaACAAGTCGTGTAAAAGGAGAGTAAAAcaaaattgaggtagtgtacataggttcattgtccaatcATAAATctaatggtagaggggaagaagctgttactaaaacattgagtatgtgtcttcaggctacttcacctcctccctgatggtagcaatgagaagagagcatgtcctgggtggtggggttctttaatgatgatgctgcctttttgaagcatcgccttttgaaggtgtcctgcatgctggggaggctggtgcccatgatggagctggctgagtttgcaacttcctgcagctttttcccatcctgtgcagtggcccctccataccagatggcatTTCTATCAAGGTTACTGAACAAGGAGGAGTGAACAATGTAAGAACATAATGACAATATTAAAAGTAAAAGGAAGCTTGCATTTATACAGCATTTCCATGTGCCTTTCAGAACATCTCACATTTTTTTTCTGGCTAGTGATATCACTGCATTATTCATCCTGAGTCCAGATTCCTTTGTTGAGTATGGCAATGTTAATGATTAATAATGCAGATGAATGATTGAAAATCCTCCCAAGAACACTTTACAAGTCCAAATTCATTATTTGCACAGGTCTTATCGGTGTGGAATATGGGCATTATTGGCAAGCCTTGCATGTAATGTTCACTTCTACTTCCCTTTGAGAAATGtgcatctgaaataaaaagctaGGAGTAGAAACTACTACAGTGCTATTCAAAGGTACAAACTTAACtgggtccaatcacaaacaagagaaaatctgcagatgctgaaaatccaagcaacacacacaaaatgctggaggaactcagcagcccaggcagcatctatggaaaaaagtatagttgacgtttcaggccaagacccttcagcaggactggagaaaaaaagatgaggattcagagtaagacggtggggggggggaaggggaaggaagaaacacaaggtgatgggtgaattaaagagctgggaagttgattggtgaaagagataaagggctggagaaggaggaatctggtaggagaggacagaaggccacagaagaaagaaaaggcggaggagcaccagggggaggtgatgggcaggtcaggagataaggtgaaagagggaaatgggaatgggaaatggtgaagaggaggagcattactggaagtttgagaaattgatgttcatgccatcaggttggaggctacccagatggaatataagatgttgctcttccaacctgagtctggcctcattgcaacagtagaggaggtcatggaccgacatgtcggaatgggaatgggaaatggaattaaaataggtggccactgggagatcctgtttttgctggcagacagagcgtaggtgcacATTCCAGAATGAAAGAGATGTtatacttcttcaaagaaaggggctttccttcctccaccatcaatgctgccctcacccacatctcttccatttcatgcagaTTTGCCCTCATCCCATTCTCCCGCCACTCCACccgggttcctcttgtcttcatttaccaccctaccagcctccacatccagcacgtaattctccgtGACTTCCACcaactccaacgggatcccaccaccaagcacatctttccctcccccctcccgcccactttctactttctgcagggTTTGCAACTTGCTTGTCCATaggtccctccccattgatctttctcatggcatttatccttgcaagcagaacaagtgctatacctgtgcctacaccttctccctcactaccattcagggccccaaacagtccttccaggtgagtctgttggggttatctactgtatccagtgctcctgctaTGGCctgctgtatatcggtgagacctgatgtagattgggagaccagttCGCTAAGCACCTATGTTCCATCCACCAGAAgaaacgggatctcccagtgaccacccattttaattccacctcccattcccattccgataagacagtccatgacctcctctactgtcgcaatgaggccacactctggttggaggaacaacaccttatatttcgtctgggtagcctctaatctgatggcatgaacattgatttcttgaacttctggtaatgtgccCCCCTttccttcaccagtccccatttccacttccctctctcacctcatctccttgcctgcccatcacctctctctttttctttcttccatggcctcctgtcctctcctatcagattcccccttctccagccctgtatctctttcaccaatcaacttcccagctctctacttcacccctccccactcctgGTTTCACTTTATCACCTTTTGTTTCTTCTTTCACTACCCCCCGTCCCCACCTCTTATCctgactcctcatcatttttctctctagtcctgctgaaaggtcctggcatgaaatgtcgactgtactcttttccataaatgctgcctggactgctgaattcctccagcatttttgtgtgaaaTTTAACCAGGCCATTCCTTTTAGAGAGGGTAACTTGTTATTCTTATCTATTCAGGGTTTGTAAACAACGCCAGCCTAGAGCTAATTTGATATGGCTGGCCCAGCAATTGTCTGAATGCTGTATCTGAGGGTGACTCACCATCACAGGAATACAATACTGGCTATTCAGCAAAGCCTTGTTTCCTTGAATAAACAAGTACCCGTAATGATTAAGGACTCCTCTGTTACAAATCTTTAGTGAGACTACTTTACTTACTACTTGTTCTTAGTGACAGACCATTCAAGATCAATGTAATACCCCTGCTCAGATTTTAAAGTTAACACATACTTGCCCTTAGCCCAACCCATAGTCAATTTCTTTTTCCAGATTATCCTATTACGATCTTTCTCACAACCCTCAAATCTGTCCTTAAACTTCTACATATTCTAGCCAATAACAGCCCAGTTTAACACATACCAAATTCTGtaagaattcagcaggttaggcagcatttatggaaaggaataaacagttgacgtttaagGCCTGACTCTATTGAGATTCACTTTCAGGCTGCTCATAGAGCTTCTGGTGGAGTGTGCCCGGTTCCTCAATTCTGGCTAGAAACTGGGTTTAAAAGTGTTTTAGATCTCTCACAAAGTCTGTCTATTGTGGTTCAACACTTCTTCCTTCTTATGATCTCACTCTTGCATTTACAATGAAATTATTATTCCCTCCAACAGAAATCATTTGAAAAGAACAAGAAGTTTTTGAACATCAAGTATTACTTGAGTTTGACAGAAGATGTGGTGGTACAAAAGGTGTTTGCTGTCGATGCCCATCCTGGTGTCACCAGGACTCTGGAACAGGATGAACCTTGGCTGGACCAGAAGATCAAGGAAGCATCTTCTGTGGATAGTGGAATTGATATTGGGAGCCAATCATCAGACCGCATGGTATTGCTCAGTGAGCCTCTGAACCGCTACATGCAGCAGACGCCAGACTCAAGCAGCCTCCAGAGCACCAACCCCGAGTGTGGGCAGAGCAGATCACAGCCTGTCGATTTCTGCTCAGTACACATCCCGGATGCGACGGACGAGCCGGGGGATAGCACTGGAAGCCTAAATATTTCAGGGTATCAGAGACAGATGCCAAGGACTAACGTGGGTCAGGAACAAATTGTAGAGGACTCTCTTCCCTGCTGCATCTCGTTATCAGATATTAGCGTAACAGAAGACTTTACAAAAGGGTTTCTCAACTTGGATGATGTCATGCTAATGGAGAATGAATTTTAAACAAAAGATGTTCATATCAAACATTCTGCAAGCAATTATAATGTATtttataatttaattatttattaaaatACTTCAGTTTCACCACCATTGTAATTGACTTCCTTTGTGGAAGCTTCTTAGTAAACAATACATTTCAGTGGACGTGGCACTATAAATCGAAGGCTGCTCAGTGATGGcagaagtacagtggattcttgttaattgggacacatcgggaccagtacattttggtctaCCCCAGTTAGCCAaattttcatgaaaatagtttaaaaaagacaaactactgtttaattgataataaattacagtatgtatgtatttaaatgaaatagagaacaaactagaacactagcaatattactacagtactataaaactgtgtattagttacaaatagttattgatggatgaattcatccagtgtacactgttgtgttcttttgattgactctaaatgaacaaaattagcgcagatacctagtgcagataatggactgccttcattgccttcctgcatgaagtagtgtcaaaaatcattgctttttaatTCGGCATCAGTCGGCCCAAAtgaataacataacacaagcataCACAACTGACACTACTTAAAACTGCCCACTGTAAGCACGGTTTAGTGTcgtaatggccacacaagtactGATGACTGACACTATTTAGAAACATCCtccaaaatcttcatttttattgtaatgttcaagatgattgttgatgccttcaaattcttcattgttcctaacttcttgaagtagtaaaatcgtttcattttcacttctggccATTTCTCACATCTCCAaggctgaatgcttgaaaccacagtgagcaaaacagttttgaattgtattactgcttatttattgctAACTATccatgacaaaaatcattgctctCTGACCTCAAgcgcatgcaactgatgctatttaaaaactgtttggtctaagcatggtgtagtgtctaacagccacacaaatgcACGAGACAGACGCTAGTTAAACTGTTTGACTACATTCTGTCCCAATTAATTggcatagtgtctcaaataagcaaataaaatcttggctattttctggactagtttttgttctttatgctcaattaactggaatgcacTGTATTACCATCTTCATTCAATTGAGGACACAACAATACATTCAGAGCTTTGCTTTTACAGGGTCAGAAACTTAGGTTCCTATGGCTGAGGTTTAAGCACATAATATAACCTGAAATTCTCTGAGAGCATCCAGAATCATGGAATAGATGGTACGCTGATGGGCTGTCTTCTCTTTAAGGTGGATGCAGCagatctccaggatcagagaagTTCCCTCCCTATTGTCCTGGCTGATATTTATCTTTAACCAGTATCAGCAAAATAATTACCTGAGTATTTAATCAGGAACTCATTAAGCACAAAATGGAACATGGCAAGTTCACACACACATTTCTACAACTTGGCTACATTGTAGAAAACATAATTAGTTGCAAAATACTTTCTGGAAAAATATGGCTATCAGAGCTACTATGTGAATGCAAGGCtttacagttttttttctttcaattcagTTGAttcttaaaataaaacaaattgaaaACATCTGCAATCTCAAGCTTCAAAATGGAAAAATTGTACTTCTATGTAAAGAACCTGGCAAATCTTTCTCACAAAGCACCGAGACGGGGCTAGATGGCAAGAGGGTGCAAAACCCCAATATCAAATTGATAACTTCTTTAATGATCTCACAACCAGTGCAGAGTGAACACTGTTGAGGGAAACACAGCAGTCATTTTGTGACTAGCAAGCTCCTACTAGTAATTTACTGGGTGATTTACTTTTCTAATATTGATTGATTAATAAGCATTGGCCAGGATACCAGGAGTAATTCATCTTCTTTCCCTTTTAAAAATTGCTTTGGGATAGGTTATTTCCACCCAAGAGATGAAATGGGGCTTAAATTTAATATCGCAAAGACAACACAGTTGGTGCAGTGCTCTCTCTGCATCAGCCTAGAGGAAAATCCCTGGCATCAAGTAATATAGGGCCCCAGTCAACGGCCAGTCATAACTGAAGTAACATTGGCGGTCATCTGCACAGGCAGTGGCTGAAGGCAAATTCAAAGTTGCTCCATTGGTAATGTTATCCGGAGAATTAAACAAGTAAGGTTCAGCAAAATCAAATCTGAAAACTGAGGAACATTGGAATGCCTTGAGGTTGTAAAAACTGCAGAATGAATATCAAGATCTTATTATTACGTAAAATGGACTTTCATTTTTAAGATGGCCGAGTAAGCAAACCCCCCCAACTCCCGTTTCACACATGAATTTCTCCATATTTGGTTGATGTGGATTGAAAGCAGatcacatcctctccacatgttgAAAGATCCAAACAAAATACAAAGGGGTAAGATACACTTTCTCCTGGGCATATTtttcctactcctgctcctaaccACCAGAAGGGAGCTATTGGAAGGAGGTCCCTCATTTCCCTAGAGGTTCTTAATGATGCAGTCTTTCTTTCTGGATTCCACCCACCCTGAGATGAGGACGCTATTCATTTGCTGGAGAGAAGTCCACTTCTCTAGTCCTCATAGTGTGATACTGGAACTGTTGATCTGAGCCGTGGTTTCCCATTGTGCTCATCATCCCACTGACAGTGAATGGCGGGTCAAACTCCAGCTGGATTGAGTTCAGTTCTCTGTAAAAAAATACAGTAGTTAATGTATTTCTATTTCTTCTCCTCACTCACATCCCCTCTGCCTCTATCCCcaccctcctgcttccctttttTGTACTGCAATTTGGTTGCACAGAAACCAGAAGCACTTGCAGAACTTTGTCCGAGTCCAGTCTACAAGTGGGAAGCGGTGAAGAtgttaaagtaacacacacaatattttattttattttatttagtgacacagcgtggaacaggcctttctggccaaatgagccacgttgcccagcaacccatccatttaacactaacctatcacagggcaatttagaatggccaattaacctacgtctttggactgtggcgtacccagaggaaacccagtcatggggagaacatacaaactccttacagatattgctggaactgaactctgaactctggttcCCCGAGCTGTATTAGCGTCACGCGAACCGCTACGCTACCGggaatcaaaatgctggaggaactgagcaagttaGGCAACAACTATGTAGAGGAActgagcaagttaggcagcaaATATGTATGTTCCAAACctgaaggatctcagtctgaaacatcgactctttattcctctccacagatgctgcctgacctgctgagtttctccagcattttgtgtgtgttactatggatttccagcatctgcagaacctcttgtgtttagaagTTGTTTGTTGATATCCTGACCAACGCTGGAGTATCTGGAATCAAAGCTGCCTCCTTCCACTGTAACCAGATAATAAACTGGGATTCATTTTGTAATGCAGTACTTCCTAGCCTGTGGAACCCTGCACTAACTCTCTCAGTGATATCACCAATTATAGGCAACAGCTATTTGTCATCCTCCAGAAGTTATTTGGTGTGACAAACTCAAAGGCACAATTGTTAAACAAAAGGTAGCACCTTAGTGGAAGATTCTTGACCTGCAGCATGAAACCAATCCATAATCACCTTGTTCTGCAGTTCCTGCACCCTGCTTGATTTTCAGCCAGTTTTACTTCGCAACAACTaaacactgcttttacagagaAAGATCTAACAACACTTCAATGCCACACTCCATTGGATGGCATATACTTCATTTCCTCTGTTTTATTTGTACATCCAGTTATTGATAATAAAAAGGGTTTTCCAAAGACTTAGTGATTATTCAGTGTTGATGTGATTCATATTATCTTCCACTAATTCACTTTCCAGGATCTATGTGTCAATGGAAATGTCAGCATTTTATTACCCATgcttaattgcccttgagaagatggcaGAAACCCAAGTTCTTGAAACGCTAAAGCCCTACTTGCGAGGAGCTGAATATAGaccatctccctcctccctacCTTCCTGTTCCAGCTTTTTccctgcttcctttccagtcctgatgaagggtctcagcctgaaaagttgactgtttcttcccctccacagatgctgcctgacctgctgagctcccccagcattttgaatgtgttgctatAGACCATTCTGACTGGCTTTCAATAAACTTTAAATACTGAACTGAAGTGCAGGAGGCAACATTGGTTTTGAGTGTTGGCTGTTAATGTAAACAACATGTTTTGATGTAAGTTTTGGATAAATGgatctgaatctaaatctgagCTTCAAAACCAGGAAGTGAAACACTTGTAGAAAGTGGAGCAATTACCCCCATTCAGGTGAAAGAATTCGAATATCAGAAACACGGTTTTAAAAGCTAATTTAGCACAAGGGACAAAGAAATAGAAGGCTGCATTGATAACGTGGAAAGACTTGTCTGTTAATGGGATTTGGACACATTGGCAATATAAGCGTTTTGTGCTAAACTTACTGTTCCTGAGCAGATGTATCCAAGAAGCACTTTGATGACTCCAGAATAACATCTTAGTTATACCGGTGACTTGACAATGAGATCTCTAATAACCAGACAGAAAAGGGAGAGTATCTGCTCTTTGCCAGTTGTGCCAAGGGATCTTTTAATATCCTGATATAAGGACATTCTAACATTAGATGTGCACTGGGTGAAAAGATTCCTATATACCTTATTGTGTGAACTTTTTCTCCATACATCAGCTACAAAGCCACCTCGCCCATATCCCGGCCCCTTCCCTCCCTTACCCCTGAAGCaaccccccatcccccacccccggTACTTTCCAAAGTAtacccttctccctgtatctccccCTATTTCTTCCTCCTGTACTTTCCACTCTGACCATACCAGTCACGGCCTCACGTTCTGTGACTCAAGTAATAAACTGACAGAAAAATGCATTCAGGGACACATAGTGATCTGTACCTCAGAATATTCTGACTGAACTTCAGCTTGGATCCTGCGAAATACAGAAAGAGGAACAGGGTTAATAAAGCTCTGTGCACTGAACCAGCAAGCAGTCTGAGAGGCACACAGAATAAGCACACCGAAAGACGCATCCTCACAATCACCCAGCACACAGTGTCAACTACACACATTACATCCCATTGCACACGTAGAATACTCTCCAAGTACCTTCACATATTGGATGCcatattataggaaggacgtgat
It encodes the following:
- the LOC134340997 gene encoding small integral membrane protein 35-like, whose translation is MDSGSAGVGCFQDGSVNTRGIIIGICLLLLVIVSLAVFFILYYRRGRCFKRSKLKFSQNILRELNSIQLEFDPPFTVSGMMSTMGNHGSDQQFQYHTMRTREVDFSPANE